TTTTGAATTTACAACATCCCCATGGGCTGGAACATTTGGACAAAACTGGTATCAATTCGGAAACCCTTTCCTTACCAATTTAGATTTATCTAATATAGGATATACAGAAAGTATTACTGGATCTGACGGAAACGCTGTAAACAATATCTGGGGTATTGAATATGATCCAGGTACAGTTGTTACTCTTTCAAGTGGCTCTACCTATGCTACAGGTGCTAAAGTTGTTACTTTTGTACCAACAGGTGACGGTGTTGCTCCAGCTGTTGGAGACGTAGATAAGGTTGTAATCAAACCTATGCAGTCGTTTAAAATAAAGTTAAGAGACAATACAGCTCAGACTTTAAATTTTAACACACTGAGAAGATTCAAAGCTACTGCAAGAACAGCAGGTACTCCTTACGATGTAAATGCAGCTAAAATTGCTGGTAAGAACACAGTCAATACTGTGAAACAGCTTGGGGTAATTGGTCTTGATGCTAATGGTAATGAAATTTCTAGAACGTACTACGTAGTTTCTCCATCATTTACAACAGGACATCAGGTTTCTGTAGCTTCTACGGTTCAGGCTTCAGCTGGCAGCAGAATCATCGGTACTTACGAAGAATCATTAAATGGTGGGTATGATAACAATTATACAAACTATTGGTTATATATCAACGAAGCTAATGAGGGTAACTTTCAAGGTAAAAACGTTAAGTTAGTTAACTATAAACTTGATCAGGTTAAATCTTATAAGTTCGAGATCAGAGAAAATGCAGAACTTATTCCTGCTGGTGCACACCAGTTATCTTCAGGAATCGGTTTCTACTATAAAGCAGAAAATGGAAGTTTAGTTCAGGCTAAACAAGGAGATGTTGTAGCAGTAACAAATGAGGAAGCTAATTTGTATTATGGAGAACCAAGTAATATTACTTTAGGTGTAGATAAGACAGCTACTGGTATTTCCAGAACACTTGTTGTTTATGATCCATCTGTTACAAATTATATTGTGAGATTTGATCCAAAATGGAAAAAAGCAGATATTCAAGTTTATGATATGAGCGGTAAACTGGTAATCTCTAAAAAAGCGGTTGATGCATCCAGAGATTTTGTAATCGAGCTAGATGGCTCAGTTAAAAATTCATACATTGTAAAAATCGTTTCTGACAAGGGAGAAACTGTTAACACTAAAATCTTAAAATAAGCCACATGAAAACTATTAATAAACTAGTCTTAGCTCTTTTTCTTTTTGCTATAACTTTAGCAAATGCTGCACCGCCAATCCCAGGAGGGGGAGGAAATGGAGGAAACGGTACCGGAGCACCTGCACCCATTGATATGTATGTATATGTACTGGGTATCGTAGCAATAGGATTTATTGTGTACTTTACAAAAATGTACAAGAGCGTAAAAGCATAAAATTTTATTAAAATAATATTAAACTCTCTGATTAGTCAGAGAGTTTTTTTATTTTTACTCTATGAAAAAGATTTATACGCTATCTGCGGTTTTGGCCGCATTTGTTCTGCAGGCTCAATTTACAGTTACCATTCAGACTCCGGCAGACTTTAAAGATCAGGACGCTATTCTATATACACTAAACGGTTCGAAAGATATTATTGTTACTAAAGAACAGAGTAAGAATAATACATGGACTTTTAAATATCCAAACAGCTATATGGGAATGATGAAAGTCTATTTCCCGGGCTCTAATAATACCGTAAGCTTTATTTCTGAAAATAAAAATGTCAACTTTAAACTGGATATCCAGAATAATAAAGTTAAAGATGTTGCCTATCTGGATGAAGCGAATAATCTGATGAGTAAGCAGCAGGAAGGTTCACAAAAGAAAGAACTTATTTTGCCGGCTTTAGCACAGATCAAAGAATATTATAAAGACAATACAGACTTTGGAAAAGCACTGAAAATAGAGATTGACAGACTTTCCGGTGCTTCCAGCTCTATTGATGCTGCTCAACATCCATTTATTACCTATTATAACACGAATTACAGTAAATTTCTTTCTACCTCACAGGATCCTGCCAAAAAAGTAGATCAGGAGGAAATAATCAACTTTCTGGATAAATCAAATGATATGCTTGAAACCTCGTCATTAT
The window above is part of the Chryseobacterium sp. MA9 genome. Proteins encoded here:
- a CDS encoding signal peptidase, with the translated sequence MKTINKLVLALFLFAITLANAAPPIPGGGGNGGNGTGAPAPIDMYVYVLGIVAIGFIVYFTKMYKSVKA
- a CDS encoding T9SS type A sorting domain-containing protein — encoded protein: MRKSLFAIGLLAISYSVQAQILCHVDANANMYVSEGTLVYSGGGVQTRGNGLLDVHGNIMVVGSATDSFKTIDAAGTGDKTDGGNIILRLNTPASFAASTYGQLYIDGLSQSNITGIVTKEYRTTSNGTGNYFQQVALPFSGKAYNSLSTEVGKTFNTGRYDNPILKWDNANAVSITTLNLAPTSTTWDPSGYYMLKVKNNDWNPSAPAGAATVYNINGKPYAPYAASLTLQNGGKSNLGTSNVVFGTNGNGVNQYNEKYNTYLDDSFEFTTSPWAGTFGQNWYQFGNPFLTNLDLSNIGYTESITGSDGNAVNNIWGIEYDPGTVVTLSSGSTYATGAKVVTFVPTGDGVAPAVGDVDKVVIKPMQSFKIKLRDNTAQTLNFNTLRRFKATARTAGTPYDVNAAKIAGKNTVNTVKQLGVIGLDANGNEISRTYYVVSPSFTTGHQVSVASTVQASAGSRIIGTYEESLNGGYDNNYTNYWLYINEANEGNFQGKNVKLVNYKLDQVKSYKFEIRENAELIPAGAHQLSSGIGFYYKAENGSLVQAKQGDVVAVTNEEANLYYGEPSNITLGVDKTATGISRTLVVYDPSVTNYIVRFDPKWKKADIQVYDMSGKLVISKKAVDASRDFVIELDGSVKNSYIVKIVSDKGETVNTKILK